The Arachis duranensis cultivar V14167 chromosome 2, aradu.V14167.gnm2.J7QH, whole genome shotgun sequence genome has a window encoding:
- the LOC107475618 gene encoding protein ENHANCED DISEASE RESISTANCE 2-like, producing MTQVVGGDPLLRLIAVDWFTVEQSVDKIALHPRCLVQSEAGKKLPFILVINLQVPAKLNYSLVLYFVADRPINKDSLLAKFVNGSDAFSTQDSKLFQAYIVEGYWMVKRAVGTKAYLLGKAVTWFWRDKGSGFRTSYTVTTAFAVYANWSFEGIKGRDGRILHSFTIFTCTTYT from the exons ATGACGCAGGTAGTTGGAGGAGATCCCCTTTTGAGGCTCATAGCAGTTGATTGGTTCACAGTCGAACAATCTGTAGACAAAATTGCTCTGCATCCTAGATGTCTGGTTCAG TCGGAAGCTGGGAAAAAGCTTCCATTTATCCTTGTCATTAATCTTCAG GTTCCTGCTAAACTAAACTATAGTCTGGTTCTATATTTTGTGGCTGACAGACCTATAAATAAAGATTCTCTATTGGCTAAGTTTGTAAATGGAAGTGATGCATTTTCGACTCAGGATTCAAAATTATTCCAAGCATATATAGTTGAG GGATATTGGATGGTTAAGAGAGCCGTTGGAACAAAAGCTTACTTGTTAGGGAAAGCTGTGACAT GGTTTTGGAGAGACAAAGGATCTGGCTTCAGAACTTCTTACACT GTGACAACTGCTTTTGCAGTATATGCTAACTGGAGCTTTGAAGGAATCAAGGGAAGGGATGGGAGGATTCTCCACAGTTTTACCATATTTACATGCACCACCTACACATAA